The Calditerricola satsumensis genome includes a region encoding these proteins:
- a CDS encoding carboxypeptidase M32 has protein sequence MHPTSLEMRVRRFAERVRTIKHVEQALALLNWDAQTMLPKKGVEARSQVIGTLTEQRVRLLLDPQLAEDVAALTEPEAAAQLDEPTREAVRLVKREIERRRAVPLELQRAFAELTTEAEAVWAEARKADDFARFSPYLERIVATVRTFADCWGYEGHPYDALLDDYEPGMTVAKLDALFRELRPPLEALLDRVREAGPVDAAFLRRAFPLDRQRAFVERVLVDIGYDFDGGRLDVSAHPFCTGIHPGDVRITTRYNPHDFVDAFFSALHEGGHALYEQQLPAEWADTPLGEGASMGIHESQSRFWDTFIGLSRPFWERYYPEAVDKFPEVLGDVSFSAFYRAINRIEPSLIRVDADPLTYQFHIFLRYELEKQLVAGELAVADLPAAWRERMRAYLGIAPETDADGVLQDVHWSAGLFGYFPTYTLGNLYAAQLHAAMHRDLDDMDARVREGDFAPIRAWLADRVHRHGRRHSPEALIAQATGEPPTARPFIAFLEEKVRDVYGL, from the coding sequence GTGCATCCGACCTCGCTGGAAATGCGCGTGCGCCGCTTTGCCGAACGCGTGCGCACGATCAAACACGTCGAACAGGCCCTTGCCTTGCTCAATTGGGACGCGCAAACGATGCTGCCCAAAAAGGGCGTGGAAGCCCGCTCCCAGGTGATTGGCACGCTCACGGAGCAGCGGGTGCGCCTGCTGCTCGACCCGCAGTTGGCCGAGGACGTGGCCGCGTTGACGGAACCGGAGGCGGCGGCGCAGCTCGACGAGCCGACGCGCGAGGCCGTGCGCCTGGTGAAGCGCGAGATCGAGCGGCGCCGGGCGGTTCCGCTCGAGTTGCAGCGCGCCTTTGCCGAGCTGACCACCGAGGCGGAGGCGGTCTGGGCCGAAGCGCGCAAAGCCGACGACTTTGCGCGGTTTTCGCCCTACCTCGAGCGGATCGTGGCGACGGTGCGCACCTTTGCCGACTGCTGGGGCTATGAAGGCCACCCGTACGACGCGCTGCTCGACGATTATGAACCCGGCATGACCGTGGCCAAGCTGGACGCGCTGTTTCGCGAGCTTCGCCCGCCCCTTGAGGCGCTGCTTGACCGCGTGCGCGAGGCGGGACCGGTTGACGCCGCCTTCCTGCGCCGCGCGTTTCCCCTGGATCGGCAGCGCGCCTTCGTCGAGCGCGTGCTGGTCGACATCGGATACGATTTTGACGGCGGCCGCCTCGACGTCAGCGCCCACCCCTTCTGCACGGGCATTCACCCCGGCGACGTGCGCATCACCACCCGGTACAATCCGCACGATTTTGTCGACGCCTTCTTCAGCGCCCTGCACGAGGGCGGCCATGCCTTGTACGAGCAGCAGTTGCCGGCGGAGTGGGCCGATACGCCCCTCGGGGAAGGCGCCTCGATGGGCATTCACGAGTCGCAGTCGCGCTTTTGGGACACCTTCATCGGCCTCAGCCGACCGTTTTGGGAGCGGTATTATCCGGAAGCTGTCGATAAGTTCCCGGAAGTGCTCGGCGACGTTTCCTTCTCGGCTTTTTACCGGGCGATCAACCGGATCGAGCCGTCGCTCATCCGCGTCGACGCCGATCCGCTTACCTACCAATTCCACATTTTCTTGCGGTACGAGCTGGAGAAACAGCTCGTCGCCGGCGAGTTGGCCGTCGCCGACCTGCCCGCGGCATGGCGCGAGCGGATGCGGGCGTACCTGGGCATTGCGCCGGAAACCGATGCCGACGGGGTGCTGCAGGATGTACACTGGTCGGCCGGCCTCTTCGGCTATTTTCCCACGTACACCCTGGGCAATCTCTACGCCGCCCAGCTGCATGCCGCGATGCACCGTGACCTCGACGACATGGACGCGCGGGTGCGCGAGGGAGACTTCGCCCCCATCCGCGCCTGGTTGGCCGATCGCGTGCATCGGCACGGCCGACGCCATTCGCCCGAGGCGCTCATCGCCCAGGCCACGGGCGAGCCGCCGACGGCACGGCCTTTTATTGCCTTCCTGGAGGAGAAGGTCCGCGATGTCTACGGCCTCTGA
- a CDS encoding YciI family protein: MSTKVFAAFLPMRDAEKSAALRPQHLAYLEALEREGKILARGPFADGSGGLVLYLAASLEEAKQLAEGDPYVVHGARGLALHEWKVTGQLVER, translated from the coding sequence ATGTCGACCAAAGTCTTCGCCGCCTTCTTGCCCATGCGCGATGCGGAGAAAAGCGCGGCCCTCAGGCCGCAGCATTTGGCCTACCTGGAGGCGCTGGAGCGGGAGGGGAAGATTTTGGCCCGCGGCCCCTTCGCCGACGGGTCAGGCGGCCTTGTCCTCTACCTGGCGGCATCGCTGGAGGAGGCGAAACAATTGGCCGAGGGCGACCCGTACGTCGTGCATGGCGCGCGGGGGCTTGCGCTGCACGAGTGGAAGGTGACGGGCCAGCTGGTGGAACGGTAA